In one Halosimplex halophilum genomic region, the following are encoded:
- a CDS encoding phosphohexomutase domain-containing protein produces MELFGTAGIRGDAQSRVTPELARAVGRAAGADGDSFVVGRDGRTTGEGLAAAVEAGLLSAGADVTRVGQVPTPALAYAAQQRRGVMVTASHNPPTDNGLKLFADGREYGDDAEARIERRVADDPDPVAWDEWGASERADVLGAYRDAVAEYARDHGEPLDGLSVAVDCGNGMAGVATPQVLRALGADVTAIHANVDGHFPGRESKPTPESLRDLRSYLAESDADLGIGHDGDADRIVVVDASGEVVHEDTIVAILAEHYTARSDAADPVVVTTPNASARIDERVRAAGGRVERVRLGALHEGVDAARAAGGDDTEVVFAAEPWKHIHTGFGGWIDGVASAAVLARLVAGPGLAVLRDPVTERPYRKVSVECPDEDKERAMALVEERLPAEFPEASVDTEYGVRLELPDGSWTLVRPSGTEPYVRVYAESEGVAELVDAVTTVVRGAVADA; encoded by the coding sequence ATGGAACTGTTCGGGACCGCGGGGATCCGCGGCGACGCGCAGTCTCGGGTGACGCCGGAACTGGCGCGGGCGGTCGGGCGCGCGGCCGGCGCGGACGGCGACTCGTTCGTCGTCGGCCGCGACGGGCGAACCACCGGCGAGGGACTGGCGGCCGCCGTCGAGGCCGGGCTCCTCAGCGCCGGCGCCGACGTGACCAGGGTGGGGCAGGTTCCGACCCCCGCCCTGGCCTACGCCGCCCAGCAGCGCCGCGGGGTGATGGTCACGGCCAGCCACAACCCGCCGACGGACAACGGGCTCAAGCTGTTCGCCGACGGCCGCGAGTACGGCGACGACGCCGAGGCGCGGATCGAACGCCGCGTCGCCGACGACCCCGACCCCGTCGCGTGGGACGAGTGGGGCGCGAGCGAGCGGGCCGACGTACTGGGCGCGTACCGCGACGCCGTCGCCGAGTACGCACGCGACCACGGCGAGCCGCTGGACGGTCTCTCGGTCGCGGTCGACTGCGGCAACGGGATGGCCGGCGTCGCGACGCCGCAGGTCCTCCGCGCGCTGGGCGCCGACGTGACCGCGATCCACGCCAACGTCGACGGTCACTTTCCCGGCCGCGAGAGCAAGCCCACGCCCGAGAGTCTGCGGGACCTCCGCTCGTATCTCGCGGAGAGCGACGCCGACCTGGGGATCGGCCACGACGGCGACGCCGACCGCATCGTCGTCGTCGACGCGAGCGGCGAGGTCGTCCACGAGGACACGATCGTCGCCATCCTCGCCGAGCACTACACCGCCCGGAGCGACGCGGCCGACCCCGTCGTCGTCACGACGCCCAACGCCTCCGCCCGCATCGACGAGCGGGTCCGCGCGGCCGGCGGCCGCGTCGAGCGCGTCCGCCTGGGCGCGCTCCACGAGGGCGTCGACGCCGCCCGGGCGGCCGGCGGTGACGACACCGAGGTCGTCTTCGCCGCCGAGCCCTGGAAGCACATCCACACCGGCTTCGGCGGCTGGATCGACGGCGTCGCGAGCGCGGCGGTGCTCGCCCGCCTCGTCGCCGGCCCCGGCCTCGCCGTGCTCCGTGACCCGGTGACCGAACGACCGTACCGGAAGGTCAGCGTCGAGTGCCCCGACGAGGACAAGGAGCGCGCGATGGCGCTGGTCGAGGAGCGACTCCCCGCCGAGTTCCCCGAGGCGAGCGTCGACACGGAGTACGGCGTGCGGCTCGAACTGCCCGACGGCTCGTGGACGCTCGTCCGCCCGAGCGGGACCGAACCGTACGTCCGCGTCTACGCCGAGAGCGAGGGCGTGGCCGAGCTGGTCGACGCGGTCACGACCGTCGTCCGCGGCGCCGTCGCCGACGCCTGA
- the cdd gene encoding cytidine deaminase, whose protein sequence is MSDLLERAREARENAYAPYSEYAVGAALRTADGTVYTGCNIENANYSNSLHAEEVALGSAVRDGHREFDRLAVSSAAEDGVTPCGMCRQSLAEFCAESFVVVCEGADDPVEYELGELLPETITREMVER, encoded by the coding sequence ATGAGCGACCTGCTGGAACGCGCCCGCGAGGCGCGCGAGAACGCCTACGCCCCCTACTCGGAGTACGCCGTCGGCGCGGCGCTGCGGACCGCCGACGGGACCGTCTACACGGGCTGTAACATCGAGAACGCCAACTACAGCAACAGCCTCCACGCCGAGGAGGTCGCGCTGGGCTCGGCCGTCCGCGACGGCCACCGCGAGTTCGACCGGCTGGCGGTCTCCTCGGCCGCCGAGGACGGCGTGACCCCCTGCGGCATGTGTCGCCAGTCGCTCGCGGAGTTCTGCGCGGAGTCGTTCGTCGTCGTCTGCGAGGGGGCCGACGACCCGGTCGAGTACGAACTCGGCGAGTTGCTACCGGAGACGATCACTCGGGAGATGGTCGAGCGATGA
- the psmB gene encoding archaeal proteasome endopeptidase complex subunit beta translates to MRDPSAGPEFSENLQRHDAGIPDPTEPEIGSFPDESPQGDQSKVAETGTTTIGITAEDGVVVATDMRASLGGRFVSNKRVQKVEQIHPTAALTLVGSVGGAQSFIRSLRAEVDLYEARKGEDMSMTALSTLAGNFARGGPFFAINPILGGIDDEGSHVYSIDPAGGVMEDDYTVTGSGLTVAYGTLEDRYEDGMSIDEARSAAVAGVRAAAERDTGSGNGVYIAEVTEDGVEIEDYPDFDGVE, encoded by the coding sequence ATGCGCGACCCATCCGCAGGCCCGGAGTTCTCGGAGAATCTGCAGCGCCACGACGCGGGGATCCCCGACCCGACCGAGCCGGAGATCGGCTCGTTCCCCGACGAGTCCCCCCAGGGCGACCAGAGCAAGGTCGCCGAGACCGGGACGACGACCATCGGCATCACCGCCGAGGACGGCGTCGTCGTCGCGACGGACATGCGCGCCTCGCTGGGCGGGCGGTTCGTCTCGAACAAGCGCGTCCAGAAGGTCGAGCAGATCCACCCGACCGCCGCGCTGACGCTGGTCGGCTCCGTCGGCGGCGCCCAGTCGTTCATCCGCTCGCTGCGCGCCGAGGTCGACCTCTACGAGGCCCGCAAGGGCGAGGACATGAGCATGACCGCCCTCTCGACGCTCGCCGGCAACTTCGCCCGCGGCGGTCCCTTCTTCGCCATCAACCCCATCCTCGGCGGCATCGACGACGAGGGCAGCCACGTCTACTCCATCGACCCCGCCGGCGGCGTCATGGAGGACGACTACACCGTCACCGGTTCCGGCCTCACCGTCGCCTACGGCACCCTGGAGGACCGCTACGAGGACGGCATGAGCATCGACGAGGCCCGCTCGGCCGCCGTCGCCGGCGTCCGCGCGGCCGCCGAGCGCGACACCGGCTCCGGTAACGGCGTCTACATCGCCGAGGTCACCGAGGACGGCGTCGAGATCGAGGACTACCCGGACTTCGACGGCGTCGAGTAA
- a CDS encoding DUF555 domain-containing protein: MNYIVVMEAAWLVHDVDNIDDAIGVAISEAGKRLNQKDMDYVEVGVGSTNCPACGEPFDSAYIAADTALVGLVLEMEVFNAESEEHAQRIAKSDVGGALRDVPLNVIDTVETEDDEEN, encoded by the coding sequence ATGAACTACATCGTAGTGATGGAAGCGGCCTGGTTGGTTCACGACGTGGACAACATCGACGACGCCATCGGCGTCGCCATCAGCGAGGCCGGCAAGCGCCTCAACCAGAAGGACATGGACTACGTCGAGGTGGGCGTGGGCTCGACGAACTGTCCGGCCTGCGGCGAGCCGTTCGACTCCGCGTACATCGCCGCCGACACCGCCCTCGTGGGCCTGGTCCTGGAGATGGAGGTGTTCAACGCCGAGAGCGAGGAACACGCCCAGCGCATCGCCAAGAGCGACGTGGGCGGCGCGCTCCGCGACGTGCCGCTCAACGTCATCGACACCGTCGAGACCGAGGACGACGAGGAGAACTGA